In one uncultured Methanoregula sp. genomic region, the following are encoded:
- a CDS encoding nuclease-related domain-containing protein, which yields MRGKKLATLEEIQYFYVHHDEILKETPAIVAREQEEIIFNLTNDESRLTFHLQEVIIQKTAEVDTGIRELNQKSSSEMGFITRVSFRLRYWIAVALRDHHIHSPCSGLSRELSAVSNRKNHHINNKQSLICQECLNITRSYEFLKANESFLIGAEAEEEVIRVLSHLPDDFHVLNDVNLRFHRAIYWRKKNEYIRTCQIDHIVAGPTGIFLLETKNWKTSDLEQKSGKILHQVKRANLALWYYTKDYYFGKSDRPKIHGVVVSMRGSKRCRNLDQYTDVISPNEISNYVLNRPEILSEESINKFVKIISRD from the coding sequence ATGCGGGGAAAGAAGCTCGCGACTCTGGAAGAGATCCAGTACTTCTATGTCCATCACGATGAGATCCTTAAAGAAACCCCGGCAATCGTTGCCAGGGAACAGGAAGAAATCATTTTCAACCTCACAAATGATGAGTCAAGATTAACTTTTCATTTACAGGAAGTGATTATTCAAAAGACTGCTGAAGTAGATACCGGCATTCGCGAACTAAATCAGAAGAGTTCCTCTGAAATGGGTTTTATCACACGGGTGAGTTTCCGGTTGCGGTACTGGATTGCCGTTGCGTTGAGGGATCATCATATTCATAGTCCCTGTTCCGGGCTCTCCCGCGAATTATCTGCCGTCAGCAACCGGAAAAATCATCACATCAATAACAAACAATCTCTTATCTGCCAGGAGTGTCTCAACATAACACGCTCGTATGAGTTCCTGAAAGCAAACGAATCTTTTCTTATCGGTGCAGAAGCGGAAGAAGAAGTAATCCGTGTTCTTTCACATCTGCCGGACGATTTCCATGTGCTGAATGATGTCAACCTCCGGTTCCACCGAGCTATCTACTGGAGAAAAAAGAACGAGTATATCAGAACGTGTCAGATCGATCACATTGTTGCAGGCCCCACCGGAATTTTTCTGTTGGAAACGAAGAACTGGAAGACATCCGATCTTGAACAGAAATCCGGTAAAATCCTTCATCAGGTAAAGCGAGCGAACCTGGCATTGTGGTATTACACCAAGGATTATTATTTTGGAAAATCGGACCGACCAAAAATTCACGGGGTTGTTGTATCCATGCGAGGATCGAAACGATGCCGGAATCTTGATCAATACACTGACGTAATCTCACCGAACGAGATATCCAACTATGTCCTGAATCGCCCGGAAATTTTGTCAGAAGAGTCCATCAATAAATTTGTTAAAATTATTTCCCGTGACTGA
- a CDS encoding DUF4062 domain-containing protein translates to MDFGISMKKKQPSEDSEFDPCEKEEFVPRFRQKKINIFVSSTFKDMKAERDELTLQIFPALRKVCEERGIAWGEVDLRWGIPEEKRGEVLNTCLKFIDECRPYFIGMLGERYGWVEEDAPEWVIRDYPWIRDHKGKSITELEILHGVLNNPAMAGHVFFYFRDPAYIRTLPESLQADFLEGQIPEEIIKYGLNEAEQCAEKRRGLLAALKGTIRKTQLPVRENYRDPIQFGEFVKEDLMRVIDSISPPPKPLSEAERARTTLDREDMAHEAFAASRFGVYIPRQEYFEHLDAHVAGDSPPVVVLGKSGSGKSALLAHWAYRYRLSHPDDLVLVHFVGASPGSTGWTDMLRRFMGEFKRTFNLAEEIPAQDDALRAAFANWLSMAATHGRVVLVIDALNQLEDRNGAPDLVWLPPKIPGNIRLIVSTLEGRPLDAIRKRKWPTITVEPLTVSERKALITCYLKKYHKELSPSLKEELASAPQSEKPLFLRALLEEVRIHGIFEKLPGQIRAYLAAPTVDALYEQILTRYERDYERDRQDLVRDVSSLIWAGRRGLSRSELMDLLGTGGKPLPAAYWAPLYLAMEHSLVEKDGRITFFHDYLRSAVEHRYLPTIELKRAAHRRIADYFAIQTGGLRRIEELPWQLAEAAEWDRLVALLTDPAFFMAVWDIEEYDVKRYWVQTEAGSSHRMVETYQSIIREPSRVSFSFVFSLRGLLYVTGHLDEASALGEYLIQASKKHGDINVMQASFGNQAVILQTRGDLDGAMALHKEQERICRDLQNFNSLQASLGNQSNILQIRGDLDGAMALLKEVEQISRNLGNDDSLQRSLCNQALILKARRDHDGAMKLLKDQERICRELGDADSLQASFGNQASILQIRGDLDGAMKLLKDQERICRELGNIDSLQISLGNQASILQTHGDLDGSMALLKEVEQISRNLGNIDSLQASFGGQAGILMIRGDLDGAMVLLKEQERICRKLGNINSLQNSLGNQANIHQAHGDLDGAMVLLKEQERISRELGDVDSLQNSLGNQVLILQARGDLDGAMVLLKEKERISRKIGNIDSLQTSLGNQARILKTRGDLDGAMKLLKEQERICRELGNTDSLQISLGNQAIILQLRGDLDRAMALHKEEERICRELGNTDSLQRSLGNQAIILQARGDLNGAMALLREKERICREIGNVDGLQRSLGTQALVLSAQGDPEGALRLHKDEERICREIGNVDSLQKSLGHQANILRVRGDLDEAMVLLKEQENLCRKLGNYNALVKSLIFQAIILAEQDRHQQALSVAEEAYNLASHRGYTSLAKQILPIVEAIRKEK, encoded by the coding sequence ATGGATTTCGGTATCAGCATGAAAAAGAAACAACCCTCTGAAGACTCAGAATTCGATCCCTGCGAAAAGGAGGAGTTCGTACCGAGGTTCCGGCAGAAGAAGATCAATATTTTCGTCTCCTCGACTTTTAAAGACATGAAGGCTGAACGGGACGAGCTGACACTCCAGATCTTCCCGGCACTTCGGAAAGTCTGCGAAGAGCGGGGGATTGCCTGGGGTGAAGTAGATCTCCGCTGGGGAATCCCCGAAGAGAAGAGAGGAGAAGTTCTCAACACCTGCCTGAAGTTCATCGATGAATGCCGCCCGTACTTCATCGGCATGCTCGGCGAACGCTATGGCTGGGTCGAAGAAGACGCGCCGGAATGGGTCATCAGGGATTACCCGTGGATAAGAGATCACAAGGGAAAATCCATCACCGAACTAGAGATCCTCCACGGAGTTCTGAACAACCCTGCCATGGCGGGTCATGTTTTCTTTTACTTCCGCGACCCGGCGTACATCAGGACCCTCCCGGAGAGTTTGCAGGCTGACTTTCTCGAAGGGCAGATTCCGGAAGAGATTATAAAATATGGTCTTAACGAAGCAGAGCAATGCGCAGAAAAACGTCGCGGACTTCTTGCTGCGCTGAAAGGGACGATCCGCAAAACTCAGCTCCCCGTTCGGGAAAACTATCGCGATCCTATCCAGTTCGGGGAATTCGTAAAAGAAGATCTGATGCGGGTGATTGACTCCATCTCGCCGCCACCGAAACCGCTATCTGAAGCAGAACGTGCCCGTACCACTCTCGACCGGGAGGATATGGCCCACGAGGCTTTTGCTGCGAGCCGGTTCGGGGTCTACATTCCGCGTCAGGAATACTTCGAGCATCTTGATGCCCACGTTGCAGGAGACAGCCCGCCGGTTGTCGTTCTCGGCAAGTCCGGCAGCGGGAAGTCGGCGCTGCTTGCGCATTGGGCGTACCGGTACCGCCTCAGCCACCCAGACGATCTCGTGCTGGTCCACTTCGTTGGCGCGTCCCCGGGTAGCACCGGCTGGACTGACATGCTCCGGCGGTTCATGGGCGAGTTCAAACGAACGTTCAATCTCGCCGAAGAGATCCCGGCACAGGATGATGCCCTTCGGGCAGCATTCGCAAACTGGCTCTCGATGGCTGCAACCCATGGCCGGGTAGTGCTGGTCATCGACGCCCTCAACCAGCTCGAAGACCGGAACGGTGCCCCGGACCTGGTCTGGCTCCCGCCAAAGATACCGGGAAATATCCGGCTCATTGTATCAACTCTTGAAGGGCGACCGCTCGATGCGATCCGGAAACGGAAGTGGCCCACCATAACCGTGGAACCCCTTACGGTGTCCGAACGGAAGGCCCTGATCACCTGTTACCTGAAAAAGTATCACAAGGAACTCTCACCTTCGTTAAAGGAAGAACTTGCATCAGCTCCGCAGAGCGAAAAACCGCTCTTCCTCCGGGCCCTTCTGGAGGAGGTGAGGATTCATGGAATTTTTGAGAAACTCCCCGGCCAGATAAGAGCATATCTTGCCGCGCCCACGGTCGACGCGCTTTATGAACAGATCCTTACACGCTATGAGCGGGACTATGAACGTGACCGCCAGGATCTCGTGAGAGACGTGTCCTCGCTGATCTGGGCTGGGCGTCGTGGACTCTCCCGATCGGAGCTGATGGACCTTCTGGGGACCGGCGGGAAACCCCTGCCCGCGGCATACTGGGCGCCGCTCTATCTTGCAATGGAACATTCGCTGGTTGAAAAGGACGGGCGCATAACTTTTTTCCACGATTATCTCCGGTCTGCCGTAGAGCACCGGTACCTTCCCACCATTGAACTGAAAAGGGCAGCGCACCGGAGGATTGCCGACTATTTTGCCATTCAGACGGGAGGTTTGCGGAGAATCGAGGAACTCCCCTGGCAGCTTGCGGAGGCAGCAGAATGGGACCGGCTTGTGGCTCTCCTTACCGACCCGGCGTTTTTCATGGCTGTATGGGATATTGAGGAATATGATGTCAAACGGTACTGGGTGCAGACAGAGGCCGGGTCTTCACACCGGATGGTTGAAACCTACCAGTCAATAATCCGGGAACCTTCCAGGGTTTCCTTCTCGTTTGTTTTTTCATTACGCGGTCTGCTGTATGTTACCGGACACCTGGACGAGGCCAGTGCTCTGGGGGAATACCTGATCCAGGCCTCAAAGAAACACGGGGACATCAACGTGATGCAGGCATCGTTTGGCAACCAAGCTGTTATCCTCCAGACCCGTGGAGACCTCGACGGAGCCATGGCTCTCCACAAAGAACAGGAACGGATCTGCCGGGACCTCCAAAACTTCAATTCGCTGCAGGCATCCCTTGGCAACCAGTCGAACATCCTGCAGATCCGTGGAGACCTCGACGGAGCCATGGCTCTTTTAAAAGAGGTAGAACAAATTTCCCGGAATCTCGGAAATGACGATTCACTGCAAAGATCTCTCTGCAACCAGGCACTTATCCTTAAGGCCCGTAGAGACCACGACGGTGCGATGAAACTCCTCAAGGACCAGGAACGGATCTGCCGGGAACTCGGGGACGCTGACTCGCTGCAGGCATCGTTTGGCAACCAGGCAAGTATCCTGCAGATCCGTGGAGATCTTGACGGTGCGATGAAACTCCTCAAGGACCAGGAACGGATCTGCCGGGAACTTGGCAACATCGATTCGCTGCAAATATCCTTGGGTAATCAGGCAAGCATCCTTCAAACCCATGGCGACCTCGATGGTTCCATGGCTCTTTTAAAAGAGGTAGAACAAATTTCCCGGAATCTCGGGAATATCGATTCACTGCAGGCATCGTTTGGAGGCCAGGCGGGTATCCTTATGATCCGTGGCGATTTGGACGGAGCAATGGTCCTCCTCAAAGAACAAGAAAGGATCTGCCGGAAACTTGGGAACATCAATTCGCTCCAAAATTCACTTGGCAACCAGGCAAACATCCACCAGGCTCACGGTGATCTGGACGGAGCAATGGTCCTCCTCAAAGAACAAGAAAGGATCTCCCGGGAACTCGGGGACGTTGACTCGCTCCAAAATTCACTTGGCAACCAGGTGCTCATCCTTCAGGCCCGCGGCGATTTGGACGGGGCAATGGTCCTTCTCAAGGAGAAGGAACGAATCAGCCGGAAAATAGGAAACATCGATTCGCTCCAGACATCACTTGGCAACCAGGCGCGTATCCTTAAGACCCGCGGCGATCTGGACGGTGCGATGAAACTCCTCAAAGAACAGGAACGGATCTGCCGGGAACTTGGGAACACCGATTCGCTGCAGATATCCCTCGGCAACCAAGCGATTATCCTTCAGCTCCGTGGTGATTTGGACCGTGCCATGGCGCTCCATAAGGAAGAGGAGCGGATCTGCCGGGAACTTGGGAACACCGATTCACTCCAGAGATCTCTCGGCAACCAGGCGATTATCCTTCAGGCCCGTGGCGATTTGAACGGTGCCATGGCCCTGCTCAGGGAAAAGGAACGGATCTGCCGGGAGATCGGAAATGTCGATGGGCTGCAGAGATCCCTCGGTACGCAGGCACTGGTTCTTTCTGCCCAGGGAGATCCCGAAGGTGCACTGAGACTCCATAAGGACGAGGAACGAATCTGCCGGGAGATTGGAAATGTCGATTCACTGCAAAAATCGCTCGGCCACCAGGCAAACATCCTCCGGGTCCGTGGTGACCTGGACGAAGCTATGGTCCTCCTCAAAGAACAGGAGAACCTCTGCCGGAAACTCGGGAATTACAATGCTTTAGTGAAAAGTCTGATATTTCAGGCGATTATTCTTGCAGAACAAGACCGTCATCAGCAAGCGCTATCCGTTGCTGAGGAAGCCTATAATCTGGCATCTCATCGTGGGTATACTTCGCTCGCGAAACAGATTTTGCCGATTGTAGAGGCGATCCGAAAAGAGAAATGA
- a CDS encoding C69 family dipeptidase, giving the protein MAILSIPRFLALVLALTVLCSPVLACTSFIITPGASADGSMYVAHTNDGFGASVVGHKVANESTQLIYVPAADHPEGALRAVNYDPNSGSDEPTSLKQAQSKPLAYIPEVKHTYGYYTGSYGIINEHQLMAGEVTTGAKVQPVSDPKNRIFYSSELSNIALERTRTAKDAVTLIGQLIDQYGYYGTGETLLFGDPKEAWVIEMCGGTPDGKGGLWVAQKVPDGEIFVTANTFRIRDVVPGNPDQMYSPSLFPAAKANGWWNESEGNLDWLKTVSEGEYSHPYYSLGRVWSLQSRIAPSRNFTPYVTDTYSREYPFSLAPDKKLTTADAFSLFRNHYEGTVWDLTTGPAAGPFGNPYRWRGPFDDHGHIIFGEVKPGAWPRAVSEMFCAYSYINQGRSWLPDPIGGIAWFGFAQPAETVYIPFYAGGTSVPAEWSNTDRSTFSHDQAWWAFNYVTNWATLNYRAMIVDIKARQQAIEQRQFADQPVLEENARQLYNTQGEDAARAYLTGYSTANARANMNDWWKLSDQLVVKYSNMMVSDFATGTTALPGYPDKWLQDNEYQYGPRIYDAKDLQKVVGLAYVNVTVDTTPGNELNLIRETQRTNVTERIIEFLKGRFPASARNLTYRIMKTG; this is encoded by the coding sequence ATGGCGATCCTATCCATACCTCGGTTTCTGGCGCTTGTTCTGGCGCTGACCGTTCTCTGTTCTCCCGTCCTGGCATGTACCAGTTTCATCATTACACCGGGTGCATCCGCTGACGGGTCAATGTATGTAGCGCATACGAATGACGGCTTTGGTGCAAGTGTTGTCGGGCATAAGGTAGCAAACGAGAGTACCCAGCTCATCTATGTACCCGCGGCAGATCATCCTGAAGGTGCGCTGCGGGCGGTAAACTATGATCCCAACTCCGGATCCGATGAACCCACCAGTCTCAAGCAGGCGCAGTCAAAACCCCTTGCCTACATCCCGGAAGTAAAACACACGTACGGGTATTACACCGGAAGTTACGGGATCATCAACGAGCACCAGCTGATGGCCGGGGAAGTAACGACGGGGGCAAAAGTACAGCCCGTGTCCGACCCGAAGAACCGTATCTTCTATAGTTCAGAGCTCTCGAATATCGCGCTCGAACGAACCCGCACGGCAAAAGATGCGGTAACCCTGATCGGCCAGCTCATTGACCAGTATGGCTATTACGGTACCGGCGAGACTCTCCTCTTTGGCGACCCGAAGGAAGCATGGGTCATCGAGATGTGCGGGGGTACACCTGACGGCAAAGGCGGACTCTGGGTAGCACAGAAAGTCCCTGACGGCGAGATCTTTGTCACGGCCAACACGTTCCGTATCCGGGATGTGGTACCGGGCAATCCTGACCAGATGTATTCTCCCAGCCTCTTTCCCGCTGCCAAGGCAAACGGGTGGTGGAACGAATCGGAGGGAAACCTTGACTGGTTAAAGACCGTGAGCGAGGGGGAGTACTCACACCCGTACTATTCCCTTGGCCGGGTCTGGAGCCTGCAGAGCAGGATTGCGCCATCCCGTAACTTCACTCCATACGTCACCGACACGTACTCGAGGGAATACCCCTTCAGCCTTGCTCCCGACAAAAAACTTACCACCGCTGATGCCTTTTCTCTCTTCCGGAACCACTATGAAGGCACGGTCTGGGATCTCACCACCGGGCCGGCAGCCGGCCCATTCGGGAACCCGTACCGCTGGCGCGGACCGTTCGATGATCATGGCCACATCATCTTTGGCGAGGTGAAACCGGGTGCATGGCCCCGCGCTGTTTCAGAGATGTTCTGCGCCTACAGTTACATCAATCAGGGCCGGAGCTGGCTTCCGGACCCCATCGGCGGAATCGCCTGGTTCGGGTTTGCCCAGCCTGCCGAGACGGTATATATTCCATTCTATGCCGGGGGGACAAGTGTTCCTGCCGAATGGTCAAATACCGACCGGTCCACATTCAGCCACGATCAGGCCTGGTGGGCGTTCAACTACGTGACCAACTGGGCAACGCTCAATTATCGTGCCATGATTGTCGATATCAAAGCCCGGCAACAGGCGATTGAGCAGCGACAGTTTGCCGATCAGCCGGTTCTCGAAGAGAATGCACGACAACTCTATAATACGCAGGGAGAGGATGCGGCACGTGCGTACCTTACCGGGTATAGTACGGCAAATGCCCGGGCGAACATGAATGACTGGTGGAAACTTTCCGACCAGCTGGTAGTGAAATACAGCAACATGATGGTGAGCGACTTTGCCACTGGAACAACTGCCCTTCCCGGCTACCCTGACAAATGGCTGCAGGACAACGAATACCAGTACGGCCCGCGGATTTACGACGCGAAAGATCTGCAGAAAGTTGTCGGCCTTGCCTACGTGAACGTGACCGTAGATACGACGCCGGGCAATGAACTCAATCTTATCCGCGAGACCCAGCGGACAAACGTAACCGAGCGTATTATCGAATTCCTTAAAGGACGGTTCCCCGCATCTGCACGGAACCTCACTTACCGGATCATGAAGACCGGTTAA